The following nucleotide sequence is from Strigops habroptila isolate Jane chromosome Z, bStrHab1.2.pri, whole genome shotgun sequence.
atacttattttaaaagcagatttgctGCTCTTACACATATACTTTTCTCAAAGTGAGGCAACAAACTGTCTCACACTTTATATTTGCAAGGGTACCTCGTTTGGTGCAATCACCTTCAGCTGCAGATGAAGGCAGACAACCAGCCCTGGTGGACCCCAGCTGAGTGATCGCAGAACACTGTAGCACTAACCTGCCCTGGCCCAGGTCACAGAGCCAACCTGAACAGTGACCCAGTGACTGGTGGGGAGCCAGTAGCAGCCCCAGGAGAGCAGGTGAAGCCCTGCTGAAACACTTCAGAGGTGTCTTCAATGAAGGAGCTGCAGTCTGCTGCGGTAACACGTCAGCCCAGGAGCAAGAGATGCTTTCACTTTGGCATACAGAGCTAAATCAATGCGTGCCCACTGGGCATAATCCTCACTCCTCCAGATGTCCCTAAACTATGCTTTGCTTAGCAATGTTGAATTCAAAATCCAGATTGCTCTGGGAACATGGGAAAAGGGATAAGGAGAGTCACAAGTAGGTGACTCTTAGATGTGACTAGGATGAAGGTGCCAGTCTTGCTGCGTCGGTAGCTGTCCTAAAGCACTGCACAGCCAAGCATGTGATACCTCCTCCAGCACACCCCCAGCACtgctttcttgtgctttttcttgtctttcaggtttctgctgctgtggagtGCAGTGCTTATCATGTACCCTACCAGTCTGGCTGTCATTGCGCTGACCTTCTCAAACTATGTCCTGCAGCCTGTCTTCCCTAACTGTATCCCCCCCTATAATGCCTCCAGGATCCTCTCCATGGTGTGTTTACGTGAGTATTTGCTTCTCACACACAGACAAAGCTTGTCTTGGTTTTACATGGAACCACTCAaggggctgctccagccaggctggggtCATGGCCGCAATCCAAAAGGCAAGCAGGGAAGTCCCAAGACAGGCACCATGACTGGTGCAGGATATTCAGTCTGTTCCTGCTTGCCTGCAGCAAGCACAGTGGGCTAGAGCAGGGCACAAAGGTGCCTGAATCCCTGTGGGtcccagggaagtggcagcATGCGAGTTTATGGGATGGGGCAGAGCCACGGGCACCCAGCATGGGTGACCCACCATTTGAGCTCTTCCTAGTCTTCTTTTACATTCACAAATGTGAGTTTTTAGGAAGCACAGGACACCACCAGCTCCTCATTAATTACTTACAGGGCTGGCAAAAGCAAACCAGAGCTACAAGGGCCAGAGACATTCACCATTCCCATGAGGAGATGGTGATCCCTGCAGGTTGAGCACTACCCAGGCACAGTAACTAGAGCTGGGGGGAGCCCCGACCAGCAGCACCCAAGGCGGGAaggctgctggctgccagggATGCCCCTGCAGCTGGGAGTCTCCTTGGGAAATGCTCCTCCTCACCCTCACCCCCAGCCATGTTAAAGCTCCCCACAGGGATGTGCAGGTCACTCTGTGCTTTTCAATGCTTTGACTGTGTGGTCTTAAATAAACATGATTTCATGTCACTGAATTCAGTCTTTTGCTCTCCAGTCCTCCTGACCTGGGTGAACAGCTCCAGTGTTCGATGGGCAACGCGCATTCAGGATATATTTACAGCAGGAAAACTCTTAGCCCTGGCCCTTATCATTATTGTGGGCTTCATACAGATCTTTAAAGGTACTCTGTGAGACAGCTCTAACACGGGTATGGTACTGTTGATAGAAGTAATTTTCCCCACTTACTCTTTCCTTCTCACAATCCGACCCAAAGGAGAGCTGGGTTTTGctgagctgcagggctgtgtaCTCACGCAGCCACAGAAAACATAGCACCACAGAGAAATCAGCTGTATCCCCTCAAACAAGTCCCTTTCTGGCCTGCCTCATTAGTTTTGATGGAATAAATGCAGCTGAGGATGGTTAAGAATAGTTACTGAaattttttaatctgttgtATGTTCCTTAAATTTGAAGTACCCTGGGTGTAAAATGAATACGGGCACTAGTCCAATTTCCGACAAAAAGGCACTTATACGATTAAAAATAGGCAAAAAACAAGGTCTCGCTGACTCACCAACTTAACggaaagcagaaaacacaaaaggcTCACAATGTTTTTATCATGTATATGATGAGTCATATAAAGGAAGATGAAGTATGatatttgcagaaagcaaacgTGTTTTCTCAATGGTAAGAGTCCCACAGTCTTCCAGCCCCatagacattttatttttcagtatttctactAAACACCAACAAACTCTTGTAAAAGAAAACCGCATTAAGAACAGGTAGGGATTGACCCTGCCAAGGAGCCATCCTCAGGCAGTGCAGGTTGGTCCAATGAAGCACAGTGGTGACCCCAGTGCAATGAGGGATGCTCCGAGTGCAGCCCAAGCTGCCTCCCCAGAACATCACCCCGCAGAAGGCCCTGCAAGTGCAGTGCCAGACCATGGTGACATGAAGAGTGTGAAGTCCCAAAtccagtaaaaataaagactaaaaaTCAAAAGTTCACCTGTTTCCCGGTGTCTCTGGTAGGTGGGGGTGGTTTAACCTCTTGCTTGCGCTCTCTGTGCAGGAAACTACAAAGAGCTGACACCAAGCAACGCATTCAATTTTTGGATGACTCCATCTGTGGGGCATTTAGCTTTAGCTTTCCTTCAAGGGTCATTTGCATTCAGTGGCTGGAACTTCTTGAACTATGTAACAGAAGAACTGGTTGATCCCCGCAGGCAAGTATCCAATTCTGTGCCATCCACACTTCCTTGAAATGCTGAGACATTGGAGCCATCTGGTAATATTATTCATTTCATAAGCTGTTGCAGTATCCTCCCATGACTATGGGACCTGCCTTTCTaaaggagagagattttttGTTTAGAACAGATAGCAGGCAAGTTAAAGAAACactggaattaaaaatatattgcataaGGAATTAACTGAATCAAACCAGCCTGTAGACAAAGCAACATCTTTATGGCACTATTCAATCATATAGTGCTTCTATAGCAAAAACTAACCATCAATGAGATGCCATTCAAGTGTCTATAGGGAGAATCACTTCTATTAGAAAAATGTGGTATTATGCTTGAAGTCCCTTTGCTTTTTCACCCAAAGGGGATCTTCCACAGGCACCAGAGAGAGAAGATCAGAAAGTCATTGCATGGCTGCGGGCACCTGCCCCCTGGGGCAACTGACATCATCCTGGTTCTGGCCGTGGGAAGGGGCTTGGAAGTGATTTAGCACGAGCAGGCTGGAAAGCTGGAGGGAAAATGAATGTTAGTTTAGTAAAGCAAAGCTCAAATGTTTCAACGTTTCTGAGCTGATGAAGTGGAATGACAAATGCCAAGAGCAGCTCTCAGAGCATCAGTTATTTCTGGGCATCCAAGGCACACAGCAATTAAATAAGGAGAAATTGAAGCTATTACAGTGCCTGGGTGGAAATGAATTAAAGCTGCAGCTTTACAAGCGGTTCTGCACACACCTCACACTAGTGAGTGGCAAAGTGTATGTCCAGAGATCTTGGCAGGAATAAGGCAAGTGTGGTATCATGTTGTCTCAGTAAAACACCAACATTTTAATGGACCACCACAATTTCAAAGCTGAATAATGATAAGTTATGACTTATATAAGGCAATTGTAGCCTCAGttgagaaataaagagaaaaaggagtgaatagctgtttttattattactgttgcAGTCTCTGAGGTGAgactaaaatataaaaaaaaatacttcccaTTTTTACTACATCTGTTCAAAATTACAAAAgttaaataatctttttaaagacttttttttccatatctgACACACAGAGAGAAATCCATTATTACCTTAGGCACAGGATGGTTCAGGTGTCCACCTCTAAGGAGGTCTCTGGATTGGAGGTTAAGTACACCTTTTCTGCTGTAAGTTGCAACGGTGTTTTATGACCAGGCAAGGTTTACAGCATGGGACAGGCCAAGGCAGCCACCTGAACAACATGATCTTGTTCCTtttcagagcagaggaaagtaaagcaaaacaaggcCTTTCATTGCACCACTGGTGCCTGTACATACAGATGTACATGGTTGTTGTGGTCTCGCTGTACATGACTGTAATTTCTTATCTACCCTCCTAATTCTTTTATTAGGAACCTACCTCGTGCCATATTCATATCCATCCCATTGGTGACATTTGTGTATACGTTCACCAACATTGCATATTTCACTGCCATGTCACCCCAAGAGCTCTTGTCCTCCAACGCTGTGGCGGTAGTAAGTAAACCATTCCCTGGATGTCTAAAATACACTTTGATTTTGGTTCTGTGCTTTGCAgtgtatttcagtttctctgcctTCTGTTGCTTTAGACATTTGGTGAAAAGTTACTGGGCTATTTTTCCTGGGTTATGCCAGTCTCAGTGGCCCTATCTACATTTGGAGGAATAAATGGATACCTTTTTACCTCATCAAGGTTAGATGGAGTACAATTTTATGAACGTTATCTAATTTGGGGAGGGGctggtttaatttcatttgctaAAGAAATGCTAGCTAGACATTTTGGATGTTGTAGAGCATGAGGTCGTTGTTGGGCATGTTGGATACATTCAGTTATGAATTGCTCTGTTTTGAATCAGCAAATGTAATATTGAATCGCGGAATCTCTTGCAAAATAATCCTTACGAGCTTCTGAAATTGTCTGCAGATGTGGAATAACTCACAGTAAGAGCCTAACACGGCTTTAGCATGGAACCAAAGTAATTTTACATCAATAAAGTTCCAGTAGCTACAAGCTAAACTGTGCTTCATTCAAAGAGCAGTTTTAGGGCCTGGTGCTGTTCCCAGTTACAGACATTTTCATTCTGTACTGGAAAAGTTCCTTTCAGGCAAGATGTTTTGCATACACGCTGCTGATAGTGGGGTCAGAATCTGTAAAGTATATTATAGTGTAGTCTATAAAATCCATTTATGTTAACTGACCTCTCTGAACTTAattaaaaagttataaaaaattTTTGAGGAAACAACTCAAGTCTTAAGTACCTTGGGAAGTTATTTATCTCAGCACTTTCATGAGTACAGTGAGATGCCACAAATCTGAGTGCATATATAACAGGTGAAGTTAAACTTCAGGCATGTTAAACcttatttaaaacctttttgACACTGGAGATACTATCTATGAGGGGTTTTATGCCTTGGCTACATATGGCTGATCACCACACAACCTTCACAGTGCTCATCCCACCCTGAGTAAGGAGGCAACGCTGATTAGCAGACAGGGACTGGAGGGATTTTGGTCCTCCTGTTCAGAGGTTATTTGGCATCTCAAAGCAGGTCATTTCACAGATGTTATTAGCCATTAACGGCCTCATATACTGAAGGGTCTGGTTTCAGTAACTTACACCAGGTTACACAGGCAGCCTCTAGTCATGTCCCCAGTTGCAGCCCAGCACCCATAGGCTGCAGCTCCCTTCCATGGCAATGCAGGTGGCTGAGATTAGAGATATTCTATGGCTAGATACTGAAGAGGCTGTTGCACACCCAGCCGGTTCAGCATTACTGCTCTCATTTCCAGGTTATGTTTCTCCGGTGCTCGAGAAGGCCATTTGCCAAGTCTACTTGCCATGATCCACGTCAAGCACTGCAcacccatccctgccctgctcgtCTGCGTAAGTTTTactgtccctgctctgcctccctgtaacctgctttcagaaatactaaATCACAGAGAGGAGAGCTTGAGAGGCCATTATACCCCCATGATGTTATAGGAGGAGAAGCGAGTCCCCCTGGAGTGGTGCTGATGGGTGCTGGCCAAGCAGCAACAGGAGCAACCTTCAGCCTCGGAAATACCTTCAGCCTCCTACTAACAACCACCCTGGGTGCCTGGAGGGTTTCCCTCATATCTAGCTTGAGGTGCAGTTTAAGCCCATTACCACTTATTCTACCCACAGCAGAGATAAAGACTGGCTTTTGAAACAAGACGCTTCATTTAAGAAAGGAGGAGCTCTTTTGACAAATTTTGCCTGCTTTTCACAAGCATTTGGGAACAAAGAGCATCATACACTTTTATCAATAGTGAAGGCAGAATATGTGATGGGGTTTACTGCAGCATAGAAGACATTACAGAGGAAAATGACTCTCCGTGCTGCTATCCCCTGCTCCATAGCCTGAGAAAGGGAATTCCCCAAAGGGCATTTATTTGAAATCTTGGCTACATCAACTACTGCTAGCTGCAGATTTGCCACTGTTATCAAAACAGGCAGGTTTGACCGCAGCTGCACTAACAAGGTGCACATCTGCGTGTCTCCCAGCTCTAACAGCAATTCTGGCATAATACACCCAGACCAAATTTCACCAAATAAGCCTCCTGCTCATTCTGCTTTTATGACAACATTTGTGTCTAGCTGAGGCTTTACAGCATCCCCAGGGCTTAGTGCCCATCACAAGCACCTCATGTGTTGCCCATGCAAGGTTTTGGGGTAGCTGGAGACCCCTGGTCCCACTATGGGcttctgctgggctgctggTGCCAATGAAGCAGAACTCTTTTGTCCTTAAAAATACATCGTTTGAAATTACACACTGAGTTTCAgaggctgctgcactgtgaaACGCTGGCTGATCCGTCAGGTGTacaccagctccctgctctgctcaaaACATCCTCCTTGAATTACAGTGCAATCACATAACGAACGCTGCAGATCGGTTAATCATTTAAAGGTGTTTTAAAGCAGCTCAGGGTGTATCAAGTCATAGGAAATATTAATATCTTAACAAATATAACATAGAATAGACAGCTACAATAGCAAACTGACTCAGACTTTAGGCAAACCTAATTAATACCCCAggttcctttttttcttccaatgaaTCACACCAGCTCTTCGCGGGAGAAAGGTTTCTTTGTACACGGAGAAAGGCCTTTTTAACACCACCAGTGAGGCCTGTATTTTTACTAATCCTTTCAAAAATCAAGGGACCAAGCTAAGCGTAAAATAAACAGGCTGGGGGTTTTTGCAACGCAGGGGGGAGCATCCAGCTCTCCCGCCTGCCGGGTGGCTGCGGCCAGGCAATTGGGAGTGCAGCACACCCCCTGCAGCCTCGTACCACCCAGGGGTCATGCCCACACCATGAGCAGACCTGACACATCGGTGTCACCTATGCACAGAATCACAAAGCTCCAAGCAGCGTTGCTGTAAAACCTGTGAGTGGCAGAAGAGGGTCATATGTGTCTATGATACTGtcagaggaaagcagggaaCATGTCATACAGATATAAAACACCCTCctattttaaatccattttgtGGAGATACTGCTCAAGTTGCTGAAATCCCCCTGCCAAGCCTGCGAGGCTTTGAACAGGGGAATGGAGGGACCAGAGTGTCGTTTGATAGTGGTGGTGCTTAAttcctggtgctggtggtgcagaAGCCCTCCCCTCTGAGAGAACTTTGCTATTGGAACAACAAATTGAGAAAAAGAGACATAAGCAAAAAGAGAGCCTGGAGCAACAGACCAAAAACCTGAGCACGCTCTGAAGGGATGTGGATATTTAGTTTCCCCCAGGCTCTGGCCACGAGCAGACAATGTTCACAGGACCAGTAGGTGGTGGAAgtcagggctcagctcccaaGGTACTGACAAGCAGCAGTGTCGGACCCAAGGAGCCAGCTCTCCTGGCTTCACACAGTATAAACAAGCGAGTTTATAGCATGGAAATTTCCACCATCAATCTGCCAGCTTCCAAACGCAAGTAATGCTCAGAAGATTAATGATGCCAGTCATCTGCAGAATGAGCTGTGGGCCGGCGGGGATAAAGGGCAAAGCTCATTCTTCATACTATACAGGGCACCTGCAACAACATAGTGCACTGACCACAACATGTTCAGTCTGCAAGAAATCCTTCTTCCATCAGCAGTTCTCACCATAGGGGTCAATAGCTTTTAAAACACGCAACAGGAATGGGTGGAGTAGAGCGATGGAGAGCTCTGCCagccctcccagccctgcctgcccagtCATAGGCAGCAGAGTCACCTCTGCCAGCACCTCGGGGTATTTATAAACAGACCCTCTGATCTCTGGCTTCAGGATGTCCCAAATAACCCTAAATCTCCTCTCACCCCCAAGTGGCACAGCTCAGGGGTGATGCTCTGAACCACAGGAGGCAGCAGATACCCAGTGGGAGCCATAaacaaaaggcatttaaatgctttaatgggatttttgcttgtttttgttgggtttaaGCCACCTTTTCTAGTAATGACTCAAGGAAAGCTATACTTCTCTCTTTGCAGTGTACGGCCACTCTTGTCATCATGCTTGTTGGAGACACATACACGCTAATCAACTATGTGTCATTTATTAACTACCTCTGCTACGGAGTGACAATTATAGGCCTGATCGTGTTACGATGCAAGAAACCCAAAATCTTCAGACCTATCAAGGTGACAATGTTAAAGCTAAATCTCTTGGACGCAATAGCGATGCAAAGGGTGGGATGGGCACACCAAGCCCTCCATTCGTTTTGAAGaaccatttattttttgatATAGCAGTAATGTTTCAAGGTCCCAAACCATGTCCCAGAGATCCATTAGTGTAAAAATGGGATACATAGAGAGAACAGTGGTAGAGGGAAGGAGTGCATGACCACGGGGGGGTCCTGAGCCACAACCACTCAGCCACTGCTGTTGGTCTGCACAGtcatgctctgctctgctctctcctggTAGGTGAACCTCCTCATCCCCATCACTTACCTGGCATTTTGGGCATTTCTGCTGATCTTCAGCTTATACTCTGAGCCAATCGTCTGCGGAGTTGGACTTATTATAATTTTAACTGGAGTGCCAGTGTTCTTCCTTGGAGTCTACTggagaaataaaccaaagagTGTAAATAGGCTAATAGGTAAGCCAATGCTATGGTACCTCACTGTGCTCCTGGTTGTGCTCGGGTCTGCAGGGATCTGCTTAACCTCTGAACCAGCAGCACTAAAACAGCAAGGGAACATCCCATGTGATCCCAACCACCACTTCTGGTCACAGGCGGCCCCTGGGCACAAAGCTTGCCTTGGGGCAACTGTTTTGCTCACTCCTGATCATGTTCGTTCGCCTCCTTTCATGCCCCTATGCAGCTCCC
It contains:
- the SLC7A10 gene encoding asc-type amino acid transporter 1 isoform X1; translation: MAGGEQRGAPGGPEPVALKKEIGLVSACAIIIGNIIGSGIFISPKGVLEHAGSVGLALIIWVLGGGVAALGSLCYAELGVTIPKSGGDYSYVTEIFGGLAGFLLLWSAVLIMYPTSLAVIALTFSNYVLQPVFPNCIPPYNASRILSMVCLLLLTWVNSSSVRWATRIQDIFTAGKLLALALIIIVGFIQIFKGNYKELTPSNAFNFWMTPSVGHLALAFLQGSFAFSGWNFLNYVTEELVDPRRNLPRAIFISIPLVTFVYTFTNIAYFTAMSPQELLSSNAVAVTFGEKLLGYFSWVMPVSVALSTFGGINGYLFTSSRLCFSGAREGHLPSLLAMIHVKHCTPIPALLVCCTATLVIMLVGDTYTLINYVSFINYLCYGVTIIGLIVLRCKKPKIFRPIKVNLLIPITYLAFWAFLLIFSLYSEPIVCGVGLIIILTGVPVFFLGVYWRNKPKSVNRLIESMTCWGQKLCFVVYPQGAVAAEEEAPSAPLARSRQPASETDTRK
- the SLC7A10 gene encoding asc-type amino acid transporter 1 isoform X2, with product MAGGEQRGAPGGPEPVALKKEIGLVSACAIIIGNIIGSGIFISPKGVLEHAGSVGLALIIWVLGGGVAALGSLCYAELGVTIPKSGGDYSYVTEIFGGLAGFLLLWSAVLIMYPTSLAVIALTFSNYVLQPVFPNCIPPYNASRILSMVCLLLLTWVNSSSVRWATRIQDIFTAGKLLALALIIIVGFIQIFKGNYKELTPSNAFNFWMTPSVGHLALAFLQGSFAFSGWNFLNYVTEELVDPRRLCFSGAREGHLPSLLAMIHVKHCTPIPALLVCCTATLVIMLVGDTYTLINYVSFINYLCYGVTIIGLIVLRCKKPKIFRPIKVNLLIPITYLAFWAFLLIFSLYSEPIVCGVGLIIILTGVPVFFLGVYWRNKPKSVNRLIESMTCWGQKLCFVVYPQGAVAAEEEAPSAPLARSRQPASETDTRK